A window of Mangifera indica cultivar Alphonso chromosome 13, CATAS_Mindica_2.1, whole genome shotgun sequence contains these coding sequences:
- the LOC123194926 gene encoding uncharacterized protein LOC123194926, with translation MTLELSEMDDYRINCSLAYKYGDGSTIFVATKTKKLLDIYGIRSLLLLSLGAQTILTIFGNRRRYRLGYLIRFFLWLSYLTASPVVTLALGKLLGINAEAFDVKGNQLVPSEFFNDYLDYTVLFAPFLLLQIGSPNVSSYSVEDNKLKFRQLIGLTIQVAISLWIFSRLIRYWIDILSILLYVAGIVKVAERLRPLWSISITKNVVIASFAKNDIRTEETSLESSSFSNYSHDLFLLVKAYQRFDRLKPYLENWLGHPSSVYLSSMSVEDCPPKDVFRITEFELSFMYDMLYTKASISYSNKSLWGRIIFFLALALLLVILTIFWFVEPGFQGVEDIILLLYLLGVTVLEIYEMKEFLFSDWVVLQMRKQNRSTFISRSISRIAPKIPRKNHRWSHCIDQFNLLSYCLYEDTTKLGWLIRRIFKVKGYHKEYMKYCVKKHNPVPEELKKLILEQILEVRAQRGWRSFSKRGEGALERCNCLEGLEWSIQTDFDTPAKKQTNFGKAIIIWHIATTVCYYLDDGASESTLNHPLCEMSKVLSDYMMYLLGMIPDMLSIVTGELLFHGACAQVDEFFKAKQSKEEATLCGNLLVETYFQGTPKINVFTSDWNVLLQVQKLAKKLQERDDKWSIISSVWMEMLFYAAINCPWTLHAEQLRKGGELLTHIWLLLEHEKDEPHDLSLEL, from the coding sequence ATGACGTTGGAGCTTTCAGAGATGGACGACTATCGGATAAACTGCTCACTTGCATACAAATACGGTGATGGATCAACTATTTTTGTGgcaacaaagacaaaaaagcTATTGGATATATACGGGATCAGAAGTCTACTACTATTGAGTCTTGGAGCACAAACCATTCTTACCATCTTCGGCAATCGTAGAAGGTACCGTTTAGGATATCTGATCCGATTTTTCCTTTGGTTGTCCTACTTGACGGCAAGTCCCGTGGTAACATTGGCATTGGGCAAGCTTTTAGGAATTAATGCTGAGGCTTTTGATGTGAAAGGAAATCAGCTAGTGCCTAGCGAATTCTTTAACGACTATCTCGACTACACAGTTTTGTTTGCACCATTCCTTTTGCTGCAAATTGGTAGCCCTAATGTTAGTTCTTACTCCGTTGAGgataataagttaaagtttaggCAACTTATTGGGCTAACCATCCAGGTCGCCATCTCACTTTGGATCTTTTCTAGATTAATTAGATATTGGATTGACATACTCAGTATACTTTTGTATGTAGCTGGAATAGTTAAAGTTGCAGAGAGACTCCGACCTCTCTGGTCAATAAGTATTACTAAAAATGTCGTGATAGCTAGTTTTGCAAAAAATGATATTCGAACAGAAGAAACCTCACTTGAGTCTAGCTCATTTTCCAATTATTCTCATGATCTGTTTCTGCTTGTGAAGGCTTATCAACGCTTTGATCGATTAAAGCCTTATCTTGAGAATTGGCTAGGCCATCCTTCATCAGTTTATCTTTCTTCGATGAGTGTAGAAGACTGTCCTCCTAAGGATGTTTTTAGAATCACAGAATTTGAGCTTAGTTTTATGTATGATATGCTCTACACGAAGGCGTCAATTAGCTATTCCAACAAAAGTTTATGGGGTcgcatcattttctttcttgctctAGCTTTGCTTTTGGttatattaactatattttGGTTTGTTGAGCCAGGTTTTCAAGGTGTAGAAGACATAATTCTCTTACTTTATTTATTAGGAGTAACTGTACTTGAAATTTATGAGATGAAGGAGTTTTTGTTCTCAGATTGGGTAGTACTTCAAATGAGGAAACAAAATAGGAGCACATTTATCAGCAGATCCATATCGAGAATTGCTCCAAAAATTCCAAGAAAGAATCATAGGTGGTCTCATTGCATAGATCAATTCAACTTACTAAGCTATTGTCTCTATGAAGATACTACAAAGCTTGGCTGGTTGATTAGAAGAATTTTCAAGGTCAAGGGCTACCACAAGGAGTACATGAAGTATTGTGTCAAGAAACACAATCCAGTCCCTGAAGAGTTGAAGAAGCTGATACTGGAACAAATTCTGGAGGTAAGAGCTCAAAGAGGCTGGCGATCTTTCTCTAAAAGGGGGGAAGGGGCTCTTGAAAGATGTAACTGTCTCGAAGGTTTGGAATGGAGTATTCAAACAGATTTTGATACCCCAGCAAAGAAGCAAACAAATTTCGGCAAAGCCATTATTATATGGCACATTGCCACCACAGTTTGCTACTATTTAGATGATGGTGCATCAGAAAGTACCTTAAATCACCCCTTATGTGAAATGAGCAAAGTTTTATCAGATTATATGATGTATCTTTTGGGCATGATTCCTGATATGTTATCTATTGTTACTGGTGAACTTCTCTTTCATGGTGCTTGTGCTCAAGTCGATGAATTTTTTAAGGCAAAACAATCAAAGGAAGAAGCGACATTGTGCGGGAATTTACTAGTTGAAACTTATTTCCAAGGAACTCCCAAAATCAATGTGTTTACATCAGATTGGAATGTATTGCTTCAGGTGCAAAAATTGGCAAAAAAATTGCAAGAGAGGGACGACAAATGGAGTATTATAAGTAGTGTCTGGATGGAAATGTTGTTTTATGCTGCGATTAATTGTCCTTGGACTCTCCATGCAGAGCAACTTAGGAAAGGTGGAGAATTGCTCACTCATATTTGGCTTCTGCTTGAGCATGAGAAAGATGAGCCCCATGATTTGTCCCTTGAATTGTAA